A window of Deltaproteobacteria bacterium genomic DNA:
ACCCACCAATTCCTGCTCGCTTATCCCCCCAGGGAGCGAATCCGGCCTTAAGTCCAGAGCCAATCTGGTGTCAAAACCTCTGGTGCGATTGTATTCCTCGGGAGTTATCCAGCCGGCGTCCCGGGCCGCCACCAGGATGCGTTGCTCAAGCTGATCCCGTGATTGCGTACTCTGCCCCAGGGGAATGACGTCCCCGGTCTCAGGCCTGCCCAAAAACATCGCCGGAGTTTGGATGACTCCCAAATTCTGAGCCTGACCCCGATCCCGAACATATTGGGGGAACACATTGTTTTGCAATGGCCGGCCATCTATGGAAACCGGGAAAATGGTAAAACCGTAGCGGTCCTGCAAACTCTTGAGCACCGGGGCCTGAATCTCGCAGTGGCCGCATCGGCTCTGAAAGAAAAAGAATATTCCGGCTTTTTGGGCAATCCGGGCCAGAAGCTGCTCCTGCGCCGCCCTGGCCTCTTTGCTGAACTGCGCCCCGCCATAGGAAGCTATCGGCCTGCGGGTTCCCTGGTCCAGGTACGGGTCCAACTGCACAATGTGCTTGACCTGCTCGGCAAACCGTTGCGATTTATCCAGCATGACCCGCTGAATATACATATAGGCGGCAACATTCTCCGGAGTCGGGTCGTCAATGGCCAGCAACCGATATTTCTCCAGGT
This region includes:
- the traF gene encoding conjugal transfer protein TraF — encoded protein: MRSLSLFLTLALFIGQLFLTADRGLAGRWYNDHERGWFWYEDPLEEAAPAEPEEPPLPQATTIEPEEPEGPPVLSAEWIRQNLEKYRLLAIDDPTPENVAAYMYIQRVMLDKSQRFAEQVKHIVQLDPYLDQGTRRPIASYGGAQFSKEARAAQEQLLARIAQKAGIFFFFQSRCGHCEIQAPVLKSLQDRYGFTIFPVSIDGRPLQNNVFPQYVRDRGQAQNLGVIQTPAMFLGRPETGDVIPLGQSTQSRDQLEQRILVAARDAGWITPEEYNRTRGFDTRLALDLRPDSLPGGISEQELVG